CCGTTGCAGTCGTACCACCGCCTGCCGATGAAGAGGATGCGTTAGAGGTAGAGGCTGATGCGCTAGAGGCTGGTGAGGATGCGGTCGAGAACGCGGACGGAGACTCGGCAACGAATGGTCCGGAGGCAGCCATAACAGATGGTGCAGAGGATGCGCTACCCACTCCTGGTGAATCTATTACTGCCGAACTCGATCGCTCCTCTGAAGAAGAATAGAGGGCTTGCTGGGGTCGATCTAGTTGTCAAAGGATGCAGCTGTCAGCCCGAGCGCATTGTCGTTGCTGCTTCCGCTGGAACTAATTGCCCGCTAGTCTCACGCCAACGCAGGGGGCGCATTTGGATAGAACCACAAGACACGAGTATCAGCCGTGCGAAGGCCAATTGTGGGGGTCATGGGACCGGGAACTGGCGCGACGTCTGCCGACTGCGAGCTAGCGTTTGCGCTCGGCAGCGCGATCGCTCGCCAGGGATGGGTGTTACTGACTGGAGGTCTCGCGTGCGGCGTCATGGACGCGGCCAGTCGCGGCGCGCGGGCTGCCGGAGGCTTAACCGTGGGAATCCTCCCAACGTCTAGTACCGATGAAGCATCGAACGCTGTCGACATCGCGATCGCTACCGGTCTCGGTAGCGGACGCAATCAAATCAATGCGCTCAGCAGCGATGTACTCGTCGCCTGCGGTGAAGGGTTGGGCACGTTATCGGAGGTCGCGCTCGCCCTCAAGGCTGGGAAACCCGTGGTTTTGCTCGGCTGTGGAGCTGATTGGGAATGCTTATTCCACAAGCTTGCAACCGATGGGCTGGTCTCCTCAGCTGCAACACCGCGCGATGCTTGCTCGTTGGTAGCAGAGCTGCTGCAAGCACATCGGTTTGCATGAACCAGCGGAGGCGCGATCGCGTCTTGCTCGAATAGCGTTAGCGTTCAGTTCGGCAGCTGGAAGTTAATGAAAACCAGTCCCGAATCGGGAGCGGACTTGTCGGCAGGATTGCCTGCTCCGGCGTTACGATTTGCTCGCGACGATAAGAGAAGCGGCACGGTGCGGCACGCTTTAAGAAATCGCGGACGTCACTGCGCTCGCAGAACGCAGCGCCGTATCGGCAGCGCGGAACTCGATTTGGTATTGCACCGGCAGGTAGCCCTCTGGCGATCGCTGAAAAACCGCAATGTCAACCGTCACAACACTGTCGCTAATCGACGATCGACTAGGTCGTCGTTGCCCGCGTCGTCATCGTTGCGCGCGCGCTCGCCTGTCTGAAGCTGACTGAAGGACCGATAGATCGAGGCTTAATCTAACGACTCCAGGGGAACCGATGCTGGAATCTGGGGCAGAAGAATGGACTCGACAGGCGGCTCGAATCCCAACCACTGACGTGCTAGGCATGTGAATTGCTGGGAAGAGCCGCTGACGCAGAAACGCGTCGCTTGTGGCGCTCCCGAACGCTTCAAGCCCAGTGCCTCCAACTCTCGCTCGGCAGCGGCGACGAGATAGCGGGCCGGATCGATACCGGTTACGGTCGGCGGGAGCAAGTTGCGGACTACCGACGCGATTAGCGGATAGTGCGTGCAGCCGTAGACCAGCGTATCGATTTGCTGGCGGCGCAGTGGCGCTAAATAGCGCTCGGCAGCGGCAATGAGTTGCGGGTCGTGCAGGCGACCGCTTTCAATCAAAGGGACGAACTCCGGACAGGCTACCTCCCACACTTCCGCCAGTGGGTCGATTTCGGCGATCGCGCGGCGGTAAGCCCCGCTAGCGACCGTGGCGAGCGTCGCGATCGCACCGATACGCCGTCCGGTCGTCACGGCCGCGCGCGCGCCCGGCAAAATCAATCCCAATACCGGCAGGTCGGGAAATTCCGTCCGCACTAGGTCTTGCGCTAGTGCCGAGCTGGTATTGCAGGCCATCAGCACCATCTTGACGCCCTGCAGTTGCAGCCACGTCAGAATCTCGCGGACGTAAATGCAGATTTCATCCGGCGAACGCGTGCCGTATGGCAGCCGCGCCGTATCGCCAAAGTAGACTACCGATTCGCAGGGCAACTGTCGCGTCAGTTCGAGCCAAACGGTTAGCCCGCCGACGCCGCTGTCGAAAATCCCGATTGGAGCCGCAGAAAATTCCAAATCCAGTCGCGTTTGTTAAGCAGCGTAAATTTCCTGCCAATTTAGCGGTTTTGGCGGACGTAGCGCAAGACTCCCTCGGCAATTGCCTCGGCCATAGCGCGCCGGAAGTTCGAGTCGGCAAGGCGCGGAGCATCTTCGCGTCCGGTTACGAAACCGACCTCCACCAGTACGGCCGGCATGGACGAGTGTCGCAGCACGTGGAAATTAGCTTGCTTGACGCCGCGGTTGCGCATGTTGAAACGTTGCACCATGCTGGATTGAATCGCCTGAGCGAGACGACGGCCGGTGGAATAGTAGAAGGTTTCCAAGCCGTTGACGTCCGGACGGCTCATGCTAATGGCGTTAGCGTGGATGCTCACGAACAGGTTGGCACGCGCTCTGTTCGCCAGCTGCGATCGCCCACCCAGGCTGATGAAGCGATCGTCTTGACGCGTCATGCGGATGCTAATCCCTTCGCTTTCGAGAATTCGACGAACGTGATGGGAGATTTCGATCACGATGTCTTTTTCGCGCAGGCCGCCGATCCCGATCGCGCCGGGGTCTCTGCCGCCGTGACCGGGATCGATCACAACCAACATGCTGCCGCGAGGAATCGGTGCACCTGGTGAGACGCCGCGGGGATAAGAACCCCCTGTTTGCCATGCAGCAGGGATGTTGATGTATCGCGCGGTGGCTTGCGGCTGTTGCGATCGCGGCGGCAGGGCAATGTCCCGCAGGCTGTTGATATTTAAGGCGATCAGGTTATTGGCGGGGGCTTGAGCCAACTGCAGGTTGACGCCTGGCCGCGCTTCGACTTGCACGATCGCGTTCTCGCCCTCTTGCTGGACCCGGACGCGTGCGATCGGTCCGGTGCTGCTGAGTTGCGGTCCTTGCAACTGTCGCGACAGCTGTGCTTGCGGGATGGTCAGCCGCAGGACGCCCGTGCGCGGATCCCAACTTTCGGTAGCGTCGATCGCGCGATCGGCTCGGACGCGGATTTGCCGATTGCTGTCCAGCTCGACGGACTGAATCGTCGCCAGTTGCGGTGCAGCAGCTTCGCGCACGTTGGCGGGTACCGGTGGCGTTGCAATACCTTGCACAGCAGCCATACCGCCCTTGGGCAATAGCACCAAACTACCCGAACTACTGGGAATCGCATTCCAATCCGGGGTATCGGGATCGACATGCAAGGTGATGCGACCGCCGCGATCGGTGGCGTCGAACTCGGCGTAGCTAATACCATAGCGCTCGACCGGCAGCCGCTGTGCCCGCAACTCCGGCGGCAAGGTGGCAGAGCGAAAGTCAATAGTAATCTGGCGATCGTCTCTGCTGCGGTCGACATCGATGTCCTCCACAGCACCGCCCACCAAGTTCAAGACCAGGCCGTTGCGCGTGACCGCGAAGGCGTTTGTGGGGTTGGGGGCATTCTCCGGCACCGTTGTCGCCTGAGAGCGCTCGGCCGGCACGGGAACCGGAGGGCGATTGCGCGGAATCAGCGGCGGCAGCGGCGTGCGGTCGGATGGTGACGGGGCAGTCGGGGTGGCAGCAATAGGCGATGGGGCAACCGGGCGATTGCGCGGAATCGTTGGTGGCAGCGGCGTGCGGTCGGGCGGGGGAGCCGGGGCGGCAGCAACCGATGACTGGGTGACGGGTCGATCGCTCGGGATCAACGGCGGTAGGGGCGTGCGGTCGACGACGGGCGTTAATGAAGCCGATCTTGTTTGACCGCCCACAGCTAGCGGAATCGGAATATCGGAAGGCGCAGCCGTAAGGGTCTCGCGCTGCGGTTGCGGCAGACGCACCAACCACTGCGTGGAATTGGTCGGTTGAATGGAAATCTGCTGGGGGTCGAGGGTATAGCCCGGAGCGAGTTCGACGACCAAGCGGGCGGTTTGAACGTCGAACTGGCCGGCGCGTACCTCGCGGACTGCCCCGCCCACGGGCTGCGACACTAACGGACCACCACTCAAGCGCGTTCCTGGCAAATCGACGACGACGCGCGTGGGGCCCTCCACGAGCTGCGCGCGCGGCCGCAGGCCCGCATCGGTGCGGAACACGAGCAAATTTTGCTCCGCCTCAAATCGCCAAAACACGAGCTGCCCCGCGCGCGCGGGTGCCGCTAACGTTACGACTGACGCCGCACCCAGCGACCCCAACAGCAATGGGTGAACTTTCACAGTGTCTTGCTCCTCGTGCAGGACGGGCGTGCGGCTGCCGACGCGATCGCCCCAGGCAGTCAACCCCAATTGAACCGACCGTTGATGCGATCGCGCGGCCTGGTCCAAGCGGACGGCGATCGCGGCGGCGAAGTTTCCCGGCTGAGATTAGCACGAAGCTCACGGGGGGCGCGGGCGAATTCGCAAATCTTGTCGGTTTTAAAGCACGAATTGCCAATGCAATTCGTGAGTTCGGCGCCCGTCCCTCGCCTTAGCGCTGCTCGCCAGCAGCCTCCACGGCCTCGACCGTTTTCTCCTCGACGATAGCTCCGGACACGGCGTCTAAGGCTGGGCTCGGAGTCGGTTGCGGCTCGTCCTGGAAAACCACCCGCAGCAGCGGGGGTGCGAGGAACGTCGTCAGGATCACCATGACGATAATGGCAGCTTCGGTGGACTCGGTCAGCGCGCCGCTCGCCGACCCGACCCCGGCAAACACCAAACCGACCTCGCCGCGGGGGATCATGCCGACGCCGATCGCTAACTTGTTGATGTCCGGTTTCCCGAAGATCGTGAAACCTGTCACTACTTTGCCCGCGATCGCCACAACAATCAAGAAAGCAGCGATAATTAGCCCCTCGCGATTGCTCGGTTCGAAGGGATTGAGCACGCCGAGATCGGTTTTGGCCCCCACGCACACGAAAAATACAGGCGTGAGCAAGTCGGCGATCGGCTCAATTTTTTCCTGTAAGTCGTGACGCTTCTCGGTTTCTGCCAGTACCAAACCGGCGGCAAAGGCGCCAAGGATAGCTTCGAGTTGGATGATATTGGCGATGTAAGCCAGCGCAAAGGCAAAAATCAGCGACATCAGCAGCAACTGCCCGCGCGTATTCATCTCGTTGACGAGCTTGACGAACAGCGGACTGAGGAAGCGTCCGATCACGATCGCGCCGATCAAGAATGCTCCCGCACTGACCGCAAGGACGAGCACGTTGGCGATCTCCACCTCACCGGTTTTGACCAAACTAGCGACTACCGCCAGCACGACGATGCCGAGGACGTCGTCGAGGACGGCTGCCCCGATAATGATTTTGCCTTCCTGGGAGTTGAGCTGTCCGAGTTCCGACAGCACTTTTGCCGTGATGCCGATGCTCGTTGCCGTTAGTGCTGCGCCAGCAAAGATTGCCGGTACGGTCGGTACGCCGAAGACATAGACCAACCCTGCCGTTCCGGCGACAAACGGCGCAACCACCCCGACAACCGCCACCACCGCAGCTAGGGGGCCGACGCGGATGAGTTCTTTCAAATCGGATTCCAAACCGATTTCGAACAGCAGGATGATGACGCCCAGTTCGGACAGCAGGGATATGACCTCGCTCTCGCTGGTGAATACTGCTTGGGTTGTCTCTGGCGCGATGCCTGCCGTACTTTCGAGGAATTGCATCAGCAGCGAATCGGTGGCTTGCATGCCGCCTTCAGGGAAAACCAGCAGCTGCAGCGCCGACACCCCAACCAACACGCCCCCGACCAGTTCGCCGAGTACGGGTGGGAGGTTGATGCGCGAGCACAGTTCGCCACCGAGTTTGCTGGCAATAAAGATTGCCACCAAACTGAGGAGGACTCCCGCGACCACTAGGGATTCTTCGACGCCGCCTGTTTCTTTAGCGGCGACCTCGGCAGCAGCAACCAGCGGTAAACGCATACCTGGGGGCATCCAGGCAACGAGTTCCGCAGTGAAAGGGGCAAAGCTCATTCCGTCTCAACCTCACAAACGTCGGCGTCAACCCACCTCGGTAGGGCTCGAGGTAGATCTTTAAGATTTGTTTTAACTTCATCCCATCCTAAGTGAAGGGGGTGGCCCTACGAGCGATCGCGTGCGTCGAATTGGAGAACGAGCTGGGCGATCGTCCCAGATGGTCGATCGGGCTACATCCGGGCATCGAGCCAACTTACGCGTCTCTGGGGACACCTGCTGTGCGTTAGACAACAACTGCAGTTGCTCCGATCCACTGCCCGAGGAGGATAGATCTCGAGTGCCGGCGTGTTTGTGAACCCCGAGGGTCCTCACCGGACGCAATCTCAAATTGCGCTCGGCAGCAGCTAGATGCCTTCGGAAAGCTCGCTCTAGAGCAAGCTCAGTACATTGCAAGAGATGCTCGTTAGCACGATTTCAGAACGCTTCATCTCCGCCGGGACCCTCCCGAACGCTTTTGCGGACCGAGCACGCACGACCCTCGCATCAAATCTATGCAAAACCATTCGACCATTGATAAACATCTAACCATAGAGCGCTCCCCCCGACCATTTGGGTTCCAGGAGCATTCGTGATGGATTTGAAAAGAGAAACTGATAGATGCGTTCCGAGCTGGCGGGTGTTGCTCAACCGGATGACGAGTCGTCGGCTTGCGGACGAGCGAAGCGAGATTGCAGCGATCGCCACCAGCCCGACTTGCCGATGCTGCTAGCCAGCATTGCCATGCCAGTAGCGAGCATGAACAGGACGCCCAACCCATTGAGCAAAACGTAAACCGGTTCTAGGGTTTTCCCGAAGTACTCGCCTTCGTGGATGGTCATGAGGAAATGGACGCGATCGCGACCGAGCCCGAACCAATCTTTGCTAATTCGGTAGCTGACACCGGTCAGAACCGTGACGAACAGCGGCAACATTACAATTGGGGCGACCTTACGGTGCAGTTGTCGGAACGTCATGCGGCTCATAAGTCATGCCAGGAACGACAGTTAGGGCAGGTGATGGGCGTAATTTTAGTGCCGTTCAGAGT
This DNA window, taken from Rubidibacter lacunae KORDI 51-2, encodes the following:
- a CDS encoding TIGR00725 family protein, which encodes MRRPIVGVMGPGTGATSADCELAFALGSAIARQGWVLLTGGLACGVMDAASRGARAAGGLTVGILPTSSTDEASNAVDIAIATGLGSGRNQINALSSDVLVACGEGLGTLSEVALALKAGKPVVLLGCGADWECLFHKLATDGLVSSAATPRDACSLVAELLQAHRFA
- the murI gene encoding glutamate racemase; its protein translation is MEFSAAPIGIFDSGVGGLTVWLELTRQLPCESVVYFGDTARLPYGTRSPDEICIYVREILTWLQLQGVKMVLMACNTSSALAQDLVRTEFPDLPVLGLILPGARAAVTTGRRIGAIATLATVASGAYRRAIAEIDPLAEVWEVACPEFVPLIESGRLHDPQLIAAAERYLAPLRRQQIDTLVYGCTHYPLIASVVRNLLPPTVTGIDPARYLVAAAERELEALGLKRSGAPQATRFCVSGSSQQFTCLARQWLGFEPPVESILLPQIPASVPLESLD
- a CDS encoding N-acetylmuramoyl-L-alanine amidase → MDQAARSHQRSVQLGLTAWGDRVGSRTPVLHEEQDTVKVHPLLLGSLGAASVVTLAAPARAGQLVFWRFEAEQNLLVFRTDAGLRPRAQLVEGPTRVVVDLPGTRLSGGPLVSQPVGGAVREVRAGQFDVQTARLVVELAPGYTLDPQQISIQPTNSTQWLVRLPQPQRETLTAAPSDIPIPLAVGGQTRSASLTPVVDRTPLPPLIPSDRPVTQSSVAAAPAPPPDRTPLPPTIPRNRPVAPSPIAATPTAPSPSDRTPLPPLIPRNRPPVPVPAERSQATTVPENAPNPTNAFAVTRNGLVLNLVGGAVEDIDVDRSRDDRQITIDFRSATLPPELRAQRLPVERYGISYAEFDATDRGGRITLHVDPDTPDWNAIPSSSGSLVLLPKGGMAAVQGIATPPVPANVREAAAPQLATIQSVELDSNRQIRVRADRAIDATESWDPRTGVLRLTIPQAQLSRQLQGPQLSSTGPIARVRVQQEGENAIVQVEARPGVNLQLAQAPANNLIALNINSLRDIALPPRSQQPQATARYINIPAAWQTGGSYPRGVSPGAPIPRGSMLVVIDPGHGGRDPGAIGIGGLREKDIVIEISHHVRRILESEGISIRMTRQDDRFISLGGRSQLANRARANLFVSIHANAISMSRPDVNGLETFYYSTGRRLAQAIQSSMVQRFNMRNRGVKQANFHVLRHSSMPAVLVEVGFVTGREDAPRLADSNFRRAMAEAIAEGVLRYVRQNR
- a CDS encoding cation:proton antiporter; translation: MSFAPFTAELVAWMPPGMRLPLVAAAEVAAKETGGVEESLVVAGVLLSLVAIFIASKLGGELCSRINLPPVLGELVGGVLVGVSALQLLVFPEGGMQATDSLLMQFLESTAGIAPETTQAVFTSESEVISLLSELGVIILLFEIGLESDLKELIRVGPLAAVVAVVGVVAPFVAGTAGLVYVFGVPTVPAIFAGAALTATSIGITAKVLSELGQLNSQEGKIIIGAAVLDDVLGIVVLAVVASLVKTGEVEIANVLVLAVSAGAFLIGAIVIGRFLSPLFVKLVNEMNTRGQLLLMSLIFAFALAYIANIIQLEAILGAFAAGLVLAETEKRHDLQEKIEPIADLLTPVFFVCVGAKTDLGVLNPFEPSNREGLIIAAFLIVVAIAGKVVTGFTIFGKPDINKLAIGVGMIPRGEVGLVFAGVGSASGALTESTEAAIIVMVILTTFLAPPLLRVVFQDEPQPTPSPALDAVSGAIVEEKTVEAVEAAGEQR